One Sphingomonas sabuli genomic region harbors:
- a CDS encoding S9 family peptidase: MSRLVLLVSAAAIAVPSIAIAQAAPVPPVAETVPYTVKGPKDRNDPYYWLRDDSRKNPKMLAYLKAENAYADAMLADTKPLQDRLYQEIIGRIKQDDSSVPFRERGYFYYTRFETGADYPILARKRGNLSAPEEILLDQPAMAKGHGFFSVGEWVVSPNNQLLAYAEDVVGRRQYVLKFKDLATGRTLTDTVQNVEPNFVWADDNRTVYYVEKDPTTLLSKRVKAHVLGTPASADTLVYEEKDDSFYMGVGRTSDDKYLCIGVQSTVSDEQRCTSAAAPGQFAVIAPREREFRYSADHIGDRWIIRTNRNAPNYKLVTVPDAQAASGRDAWADLVAHDPNVFIEGFKPFNRFIAIEQRSNGNKNVRLLKGDGSSSAVASDEPAYSMDISSNYETDTTKLRYTYDSLTTPRIYYEVDALTGARTVLKRTPAPNYDPSLYATERVWATARDGTRVPVSLVYRKGYQRDGTAPMLQYGYGSYGASMDPAWSPTITPLLDRGLVYAIAHIRGGQEMGRAWYDQGHLLNKKNSFTDFIDVTRFLVANKYAAPNRVAAMGGSAGGLLMGGIANMAPQDYRVFINQVPFVDVVTTMLDASIPLTTNEYDEWGNPADPKFYDYMLSYSPYDNLRRQAYPAMFVGTGLWDSQVQYYEPTKYVAKLRTLKTDTNPLVYRVNMEAGHGGKSGRFEQYRSRAEYYAFMLDQLGVAEPVAMPPPAPAGTPGERGR; the protein is encoded by the coding sequence ATGAGTCGGTTGGTGTTGCTGGTATCTGCCGCGGCGATCGCCGTTCCATCGATCGCCATTGCCCAGGCCGCGCCGGTGCCGCCGGTGGCCGAAACCGTGCCCTATACGGTGAAGGGCCCCAAGGATCGCAACGACCCCTATTACTGGCTCCGCGACGACAGTCGCAAAAATCCGAAGATGCTGGCCTATCTGAAAGCCGAGAACGCCTATGCCGACGCGATGCTGGCGGACACCAAGCCGCTGCAGGACCGGCTGTACCAGGAGATCATCGGCCGGATTAAGCAGGATGACAGTTCCGTCCCGTTCCGCGAGCGCGGCTATTTCTATTACACGCGCTTTGAAACCGGCGCCGATTATCCGATCCTTGCGCGCAAGCGCGGCAACCTCAGCGCGCCCGAGGAAATCCTGCTCGACCAGCCGGCGATGGCCAAGGGGCACGGCTTCTTTTCGGTCGGCGAATGGGTGGTCAGCCCCAACAACCAATTGCTTGCCTATGCGGAAGATGTCGTCGGGCGGCGGCAGTATGTGCTCAAGTTCAAGGACCTGGCGACCGGCCGGACGCTGACCGACACGGTTCAGAACGTCGAACCGAACTTCGTCTGGGCCGACGACAACCGCACGGTCTATTACGTCGAAAAGGACCCGACGACGCTGCTGTCCAAGCGGGTCAAGGCGCATGTACTGGGCACGCCCGCGTCCGCCGACACGCTGGTCTACGAGGAAAAGGACGACAGCTTCTACATGGGCGTCGGCCGGACCAGCGACGACAAATATCTGTGCATCGGCGTGCAAAGCACGGTCAGCGACGAACAGCGTTGCACCAGCGCGGCCGCGCCGGGCCAGTTCGCGGTCATCGCGCCGCGCGAACGCGAATTCCGCTATTCGGCCGACCATATCGGCGACCGCTGGATCATTCGCACCAACCGCAACGCGCCCAATTACAAGCTGGTCACCGTGCCCGATGCGCAGGCAGCGTCAGGCCGCGACGCCTGGGCCGATCTGGTCGCGCATGATCCCAATGTCTTCATCGAAGGGTTCAAGCCGTTCAACCGGTTCATCGCCATCGAACAGCGATCGAACGGCAACAAGAATGTCCGGCTGTTGAAGGGCGACGGCAGCAGCAGCGCGGTCGCGTCCGACGAGCCGGCCTATTCGATGGACATCAGTTCCAATTACGAAACCGACACGACCAAGCTTCGCTACACCTACGATTCCCTGACGACGCCGCGCATCTATTACGAGGTCGACGCGCTAACCGGCGCACGCACCGTGCTGAAGCGCACCCCGGCGCCGAACTACGACCCGTCGCTCTATGCGACCGAGCGCGTGTGGGCGACCGCCCGCGACGGCACGCGGGTTCCGGTCAGCCTGGTCTATCGCAAGGGTTACCAGCGCGACGGCACCGCGCCGATGCTGCAATATGGCTATGGCAGTTACGGCGCGTCGATGGACCCGGCCTGGTCGCCAACGATCACGCCATTGCTCGATCGCGGCCTGGTCTATGCGATCGCCCATATCCGCGGGGGTCAGGAGATGGGCCGCGCCTGGTACGACCAGGGCCACCTGCTCAACAAGAAAAACAGCTTCACCGATTTCATCGACGTCACCCGCTTCCTGGTCGCCAACAAATATGCGGCGCCCAACCGGGTCGCGGCGATGGGCGGCAGCGCGGGCGGCCTGTTGATGGGCGGCATCGCCAACATGGCGCCGCAGGATTACCGGGTTTTCATCAACCAGGTGCCGTTCGTCGACGTGGTGACGACGATGCTCGACGCGTCGATCCCGCTGACGACCAACGAATATGACGAATGGGGCAATCCGGCCGACCCGAAATTCTACGACTACATGCTGTCCTATTCGCCCTACGATAATCTCAGGCGGCAGGCGTATCCGGCGATGTTCGTCGGCACCGGCCTGTGGGACAGCCAGGTCCAATATTACGAACCGACCAAATATGTGGCCAAGTTGCGGACGCTGAAGACCGACACCAATCCGCTGGTCTATCGCGTCAACATGGAAGCCGGGCACGGCGGCAAGTCGGGGCGGTTCGAACAATATCGCTCGCGGGCCGAATATTACGCCTTCATGCTCGATCAGCTGGGCGTTGCGGAACCGGTGGCAATGCCGCCGCCGGCCCCCGCGGGCACGCCGGGCGAACGCGGCCGGTAG